A genomic region of Zalophus californianus isolate mZalCal1 chromosome 1, mZalCal1.pri.v2, whole genome shotgun sequence contains the following coding sequences:
- the LOC113916452 gene encoding interleukin-17 receptor E-like isoform X4, translating into MMGRVPTKPGASSASETTGNQQGPAAPLQAVQPCSGCSDPTEAHGEPQLGSSAPASPPAPHWPLCLGRNWLPLPAPLEHPLSAGLPHGRSAHIPCHTQLAFPVSLKPWCAQLWLCPYLCLRLVSDPSGLPEGWFHLLVQKYKKSYKFQFCRRHKMPTSAQANHVLCLQRKLLSSCCLSEKGHHITVSSPDISHKGLRSKRTQPSDPKALEGLPRPSSQRHEGPEFSFDLLPEARAIQVTIPPGPEVSVRLCHQWVLECEELSSPFDSQKTVSGGHAVELPYEFLLPCLCIEASYLQEDTVRRKKCPFRNWPEAYGSDFWKSVHFTDYSQHSQMVMALTLRCPLKLEASLCQRQGWHTICEDLPNATAQESEGWYVLESVDLHPQLCFKFSFGNSSHVECPHRTGEPLSDPGWDPLPPLNPYPTVTKPDWSPVLISLATTAQLLSPPANRMSPMMPFPTLAAPSWNVSMDTQAQQLVLHFSSRIHATFSAAWSHQSLGQDSLVRPVYSISQTQGSSPVTLDLIIPFLKPGSCVLVWRSDVQFSWKHLLCPDVSHRHLGLLILALLALATLLGIVLVFTRRRPLSGPGRARPVLLLHVADSEAQRRLVGALAELLRAALGGGRDVIVDLWEGTRVARVGPLPWLWAARARVAQERGTVLLLWSSAGPSPARGRDPHSAPLRALLRAAPRPLLLLAYFSRLCAKGDIPPPLRALPRYRLLRDLPRLLRALDARPSAEATGRGRLGDRPCLRGRVELCHRLEREAAKFCQPRLSRDRRRGTGWTP; encoded by the exons ATGATGGGGAGGGTCCCCACAAAGCCTGGAGCCTCGTCAGCATCAGAAACCACAGGAAACCAG CAAGGGCCCGCTGCCCCCCTTCAGGCTGTGCAGCCATGTTCTGGGTGCTCTGACCCCACGGAAGCCCATGGGGAGCCCCAGCTTGGCAGCTCCgctcctgcttctcctcctgctcctcatTGGCCTCTCTGCCTCGGCCGGAATTGGCTGCCCCTACCTGCCCCGCTGGAGCACCCACTGTCTGCTGGCCTCCCACATG GAAGGTCTGCCCATATTCCTTGCCATACGCAGTTGGCCTTTCCTGTGTCCCTAAAGCCTTGGTGTGCTCAGCTCTGGCTCTGCCCCTATCTGTGCCTGCGTCTGGTGTCAGATCCTTCAG GCCTCCCGGAGGGCTGGTTCCACCTCCTTGTGCAGAAATACAAAAAGTCCTATAAGTTCCAGTTCTGTAGGAGACACAAGATGCCAACATCTGCTCAG GCCAACCATGTTCTCTGCCTACAGAGGAAGCTGCTGAGTAGCTGTTGCCTGTCTGAAAAGGGTCATCACATCACTGTCTCCTCCCCAGACATCTCTCACAAGGGGTTGCGCTCTAAAAGGACCCAACCTTCAGATCCAAAGGCATTGGAAGGTCTCCCCAGACCCAGCTCACAAAGGCATGAAG ggccTGAGTTCTCCTTTGATTTGCTGCCTGAGGCACGGGCTATTCAAGTGACCATTCCTCCGGGACCTGAGGTCAGCGTGCGTCTTTGTCACCAGTGGGTACTAGAATGTGAGGAGCTGAGCAGTCCCTTCGACTCCCAG AAAACTGTGTCTGGGGGCCATGCCGTAGAACTGCCTTATGAATTCCTTCTGCCCTGTCTATGCATAGAG GCATCCTACCTACAAGAGGACACCGTGAGGCGCAAAAAATGTCCCTTCCGGAACTGGCCTGAAGCCT ATGGCTCGGACTTCTGGAAGTCAGTGCACTTTACTGACTACAGCCAGCACAGTCAGATGGTCATGGCCCTGACGCTCCGCTGCCCGCTGAAGCTGGAGGCCTCCCTctgccagaggcagggctggcACACCATCTGCGAAGACCTCCCCAATGCCACGGCTCAAGAGTCAGAGGGG TGGTATGTCTTGGAGAGCGTAGACCTGCACCCCCAGCTCTGCTTCAAG TTCTCATTTGGAAATAGCAGCCATGTTGAATGCCCCCACCGGACTGGTGAGCCGTTAAGTGACCCTGGCTGGGACCCCCTTCCACCGTTGAACCCTTACCCAACTGTGACCAAGCCAGACTGGAGCCCTGTTCTGATTTCTCTGGCAACTACAGCCCAGCTCTTATCACCTCCTGCAAACAGAATGTCTCCCATGATGCCCTTTCCCACCCTGGCAGCCCCATCCTGGAATGTTAGCATGGATACCCAGGCCCAGCAGCTGGTCCTTCACTTCTCCTCAAGGATTCACGCCACCTTCAGTGCTGCCTGGAGCCACCAAAGCTTGGGGCAGGACAGCTTGGTGCGCCCCGTGTACAGCATCAGCCAG ACTCAGGGCTCAAGCCCAGTGACACTAGATCTCATCATTCCCTTCCTGAAGCCAGGGAGCTGTGTCCTG GTGTGGAGGTCAGATGTTCAGTTTTCCTGGAAGCACCTCTTGTGTCCAGATG TCTCTCATAGACACTTGGGGCTCTTGATCCTGGCACTGCTGGCCCTCGCCACCCTGTTGGGCATTGTTCTGGTCTTCACCCGCCGGCGCCCGCTGTCAG GCCCTGGCCGAGCGCGGCCGGTGTTGCTCCTGCATGTGGCGGACTCCGAGGCGCAACGGCGCCTGGTGGGAGCGCTGGCTGAACTACTGCGGGCAGCGCTGGGCGGCGGGCGCGACGTGATCGTGGACCTGTGGGAGGGGACGCGCGTGGCGCGCGTGGGCCCGCTGCCGTGGCTGTGGGCGGCGCGGGCGCGCGTGGCGCAGGAGCGGGGCACCGTGCTGCTTCTGTGGAGCAGTGCCGGCCCCAGTCCAGCCCGCGGCCGGGATCCCCACTCGGCGCCCCTGCGCGCCCTGCTCCGCGCCGCCCCGCGCCCCCTGCTGCTGCTCGCTTACTTCAGTCGCCTCTGTGCCAAGGGCGACATTCCCCCGCCACTGCGCGCCCTGCCCCGCTACCGCCTGCTGCGCGACCTGCCACGCCTGCTCCGGGCGCTAGACGCACGGCCCTCGGCCGAAGCTACCGGCCGAGGCCGCCTCGGGGATCGGCCTTGCCTGCGGGGTCGCGTGGAGCTGTGCCACCGGCTGGAACGCGAGGCCGCCAAATTTTGCCAACCGAGGCTGAGCAGAGACAGGCGTAGGGGTACTGGCTGGACCCCCTGA
- the LOC113916452 gene encoding interleukin-17 receptor E-like isoform X9, with translation MMGRVPTKPGASSASETTGNQQGPAAPLQAVQPCSGCSDPTEAHGEPQLGSSAPASPPAPHWPLCLGRNWLPLPAPLEHPLSAGLPHGRSAHIPCHTQLAFPVSLKPWCAQLWLCPYLCLRLVSDPSGLPEGWFHLLVQKYKKSYKFQFCRRHKMPTSAQANHVLCLQRKLLSSCCLSEKGHHITVSSPDISHKGLRSKRTQPSDPKALEGLPRPSSQRHEGPEFSFDLLPEARAIQVTIPPGPEVSVRLCHQWVLECEELSSPFDSQKTVSGGHAVELPYEFLLPCLCIEASYLQEDTVRRKKCPFRNWPEAYGSDFWKSVHFTDYSQHSQMVMALTLRCPLKLEASLCQRQGWHTICEDLPNATAQESEGWYVLESVDLHPQLCFKFSFGNSSHVECPHRTAPSWNVSMDTQAQQLVLHFSSRIHATFSAAWSHQSLGQDSLVRPVYSISQTQGSSPVTLDLIIPFLKPGSCVLVWRSDVQFSWKHLLCPDVSHRHLGLLILALLALATLLGIVLVFTRRRPLSGPGRARPVLLLHVADSEAQRRLVGALAELLRAALGGGRDVIVDLWEGTRVARVGPLPWLWAARARVAQERGTVLLLWSSAGPSPARGRDPHSAPLRALLRAAPRPLLLLAYFSRLCAKGDIPPPLRALPRYRLLRDLPRLLRALDARPSAEATGRGRLGDRPCLRGRVELCHRLEREAAKFCQPRLSRDRRRGTGWTP, from the exons ATGATGGGGAGGGTCCCCACAAAGCCTGGAGCCTCGTCAGCATCAGAAACCACAGGAAACCAG CAAGGGCCCGCTGCCCCCCTTCAGGCTGTGCAGCCATGTTCTGGGTGCTCTGACCCCACGGAAGCCCATGGGGAGCCCCAGCTTGGCAGCTCCgctcctgcttctcctcctgctcctcatTGGCCTCTCTGCCTCGGCCGGAATTGGCTGCCCCTACCTGCCCCGCTGGAGCACCCACTGTCTGCTGGCCTCCCACATG GAAGGTCTGCCCATATTCCTTGCCATACGCAGTTGGCCTTTCCTGTGTCCCTAAAGCCTTGGTGTGCTCAGCTCTGGCTCTGCCCCTATCTGTGCCTGCGTCTGGTGTCAGATCCTTCAG GCCTCCCGGAGGGCTGGTTCCACCTCCTTGTGCAGAAATACAAAAAGTCCTATAAGTTCCAGTTCTGTAGGAGACACAAGATGCCAACATCTGCTCAG GCCAACCATGTTCTCTGCCTACAGAGGAAGCTGCTGAGTAGCTGTTGCCTGTCTGAAAAGGGTCATCACATCACTGTCTCCTCCCCAGACATCTCTCACAAGGGGTTGCGCTCTAAAAGGACCCAACCTTCAGATCCAAAGGCATTGGAAGGTCTCCCCAGACCCAGCTCACAAAGGCATGAAG ggccTGAGTTCTCCTTTGATTTGCTGCCTGAGGCACGGGCTATTCAAGTGACCATTCCTCCGGGACCTGAGGTCAGCGTGCGTCTTTGTCACCAGTGGGTACTAGAATGTGAGGAGCTGAGCAGTCCCTTCGACTCCCAG AAAACTGTGTCTGGGGGCCATGCCGTAGAACTGCCTTATGAATTCCTTCTGCCCTGTCTATGCATAGAG GCATCCTACCTACAAGAGGACACCGTGAGGCGCAAAAAATGTCCCTTCCGGAACTGGCCTGAAGCCT ATGGCTCGGACTTCTGGAAGTCAGTGCACTTTACTGACTACAGCCAGCACAGTCAGATGGTCATGGCCCTGACGCTCCGCTGCCCGCTGAAGCTGGAGGCCTCCCTctgccagaggcagggctggcACACCATCTGCGAAGACCTCCCCAATGCCACGGCTCAAGAGTCAGAGGGG TGGTATGTCTTGGAGAGCGTAGACCTGCACCCCCAGCTCTGCTTCAAG TTCTCATTTGGAAATAGCAGCCATGTTGAATGCCCCCACCGGACTG CCCCATCCTGGAATGTTAGCATGGATACCCAGGCCCAGCAGCTGGTCCTTCACTTCTCCTCAAGGATTCACGCCACCTTCAGTGCTGCCTGGAGCCACCAAAGCTTGGGGCAGGACAGCTTGGTGCGCCCCGTGTACAGCATCAGCCAG ACTCAGGGCTCAAGCCCAGTGACACTAGATCTCATCATTCCCTTCCTGAAGCCAGGGAGCTGTGTCCTG GTGTGGAGGTCAGATGTTCAGTTTTCCTGGAAGCACCTCTTGTGTCCAGATG TCTCTCATAGACACTTGGGGCTCTTGATCCTGGCACTGCTGGCCCTCGCCACCCTGTTGGGCATTGTTCTGGTCTTCACCCGCCGGCGCCCGCTGTCAG GCCCTGGCCGAGCGCGGCCGGTGTTGCTCCTGCATGTGGCGGACTCCGAGGCGCAACGGCGCCTGGTGGGAGCGCTGGCTGAACTACTGCGGGCAGCGCTGGGCGGCGGGCGCGACGTGATCGTGGACCTGTGGGAGGGGACGCGCGTGGCGCGCGTGGGCCCGCTGCCGTGGCTGTGGGCGGCGCGGGCGCGCGTGGCGCAGGAGCGGGGCACCGTGCTGCTTCTGTGGAGCAGTGCCGGCCCCAGTCCAGCCCGCGGCCGGGATCCCCACTCGGCGCCCCTGCGCGCCCTGCTCCGCGCCGCCCCGCGCCCCCTGCTGCTGCTCGCTTACTTCAGTCGCCTCTGTGCCAAGGGCGACATTCCCCCGCCACTGCGCGCCCTGCCCCGCTACCGCCTGCTGCGCGACCTGCCACGCCTGCTCCGGGCGCTAGACGCACGGCCCTCGGCCGAAGCTACCGGCCGAGGCCGCCTCGGGGATCGGCCTTGCCTGCGGGGTCGCGTGGAGCTGTGCCACCGGCTGGAACGCGAGGCCGCCAAATTTTGCCAACCGAGGCTGAGCAGAGACAGGCGTAGGGGTACTGGCTGGACCCCCTGA
- the LOC113916452 gene encoding interleukin-17 receptor E-like isoform X5, with protein sequence MMGRVPTKPGASSASETTGNQQGPAAPLQAVQPCSGCSDPTEAHGEPQLGSSAPASPPAPHWPLCLGRNWLPLPAPLEHPLSAGLPHGRSAHIPCHTQLAFPVSLKPWCAQLWLCPYLCLRLVSDPSGLPEGWFHLLVQKYKKSYKFQFCRRHKMPTSAQRKLLSSCCLSEKGHHITVSSPDISHKGLRSKRTQPSDPKALEGLPRPSSQRHEGPEFSFDLLPEARAIQVTIPPGPEVSVRLCHQWVLECEELSSPFDSQKTVSGGHAVELPYEFLLPCLCIEASYLQEDTVRRKKCPFRNWPEAYGSDFWKSVHFTDYSQHSQMVMALTLRCPLKLEASLCQRQGWHTICEDLPNATAQESEGWYVLESVDLHPQLCFKFSFGNSSHVECPHRTGEPLSDPGWDPLPPLNPYPTVTKPDWSPVLISLATTAQLLSPPANRMSPMMPFPTLAAPSWNVSMDTQAQQLVLHFSSRIHATFSAAWSHQSLGQDSLVRPVYSISQTQGSSPVTLDLIIPFLKPGSCVLVWRSDVQFSWKHLLCPDVSHRHLGLLILALLALATLLGIVLVFTRRRPLSGPGRARPVLLLHVADSEAQRRLVGALAELLRAALGGGRDVIVDLWEGTRVARVGPLPWLWAARARVAQERGTVLLLWSSAGPSPARGRDPHSAPLRALLRAAPRPLLLLAYFSRLCAKGDIPPPLRALPRYRLLRDLPRLLRALDARPSAEATGRGRLGDRPCLRGRVELCHRLEREAAKFCQPRLSRDRRRGTGWTP encoded by the exons ATGATGGGGAGGGTCCCCACAAAGCCTGGAGCCTCGTCAGCATCAGAAACCACAGGAAACCAG CAAGGGCCCGCTGCCCCCCTTCAGGCTGTGCAGCCATGTTCTGGGTGCTCTGACCCCACGGAAGCCCATGGGGAGCCCCAGCTTGGCAGCTCCgctcctgcttctcctcctgctcctcatTGGCCTCTCTGCCTCGGCCGGAATTGGCTGCCCCTACCTGCCCCGCTGGAGCACCCACTGTCTGCTGGCCTCCCACATG GAAGGTCTGCCCATATTCCTTGCCATACGCAGTTGGCCTTTCCTGTGTCCCTAAAGCCTTGGTGTGCTCAGCTCTGGCTCTGCCCCTATCTGTGCCTGCGTCTGGTGTCAGATCCTTCAG GCCTCCCGGAGGGCTGGTTCCACCTCCTTGTGCAGAAATACAAAAAGTCCTATAAGTTCCAGTTCTGTAGGAGACACAAGATGCCAACATCTGCTCAG AGGAAGCTGCTGAGTAGCTGTTGCCTGTCTGAAAAGGGTCATCACATCACTGTCTCCTCCCCAGACATCTCTCACAAGGGGTTGCGCTCTAAAAGGACCCAACCTTCAGATCCAAAGGCATTGGAAGGTCTCCCCAGACCCAGCTCACAAAGGCATGAAG ggccTGAGTTCTCCTTTGATTTGCTGCCTGAGGCACGGGCTATTCAAGTGACCATTCCTCCGGGACCTGAGGTCAGCGTGCGTCTTTGTCACCAGTGGGTACTAGAATGTGAGGAGCTGAGCAGTCCCTTCGACTCCCAG AAAACTGTGTCTGGGGGCCATGCCGTAGAACTGCCTTATGAATTCCTTCTGCCCTGTCTATGCATAGAG GCATCCTACCTACAAGAGGACACCGTGAGGCGCAAAAAATGTCCCTTCCGGAACTGGCCTGAAGCCT ATGGCTCGGACTTCTGGAAGTCAGTGCACTTTACTGACTACAGCCAGCACAGTCAGATGGTCATGGCCCTGACGCTCCGCTGCCCGCTGAAGCTGGAGGCCTCCCTctgccagaggcagggctggcACACCATCTGCGAAGACCTCCCCAATGCCACGGCTCAAGAGTCAGAGGGG TGGTATGTCTTGGAGAGCGTAGACCTGCACCCCCAGCTCTGCTTCAAG TTCTCATTTGGAAATAGCAGCCATGTTGAATGCCCCCACCGGACTGGTGAGCCGTTAAGTGACCCTGGCTGGGACCCCCTTCCACCGTTGAACCCTTACCCAACTGTGACCAAGCCAGACTGGAGCCCTGTTCTGATTTCTCTGGCAACTACAGCCCAGCTCTTATCACCTCCTGCAAACAGAATGTCTCCCATGATGCCCTTTCCCACCCTGGCAGCCCCATCCTGGAATGTTAGCATGGATACCCAGGCCCAGCAGCTGGTCCTTCACTTCTCCTCAAGGATTCACGCCACCTTCAGTGCTGCCTGGAGCCACCAAAGCTTGGGGCAGGACAGCTTGGTGCGCCCCGTGTACAGCATCAGCCAG ACTCAGGGCTCAAGCCCAGTGACACTAGATCTCATCATTCCCTTCCTGAAGCCAGGGAGCTGTGTCCTG GTGTGGAGGTCAGATGTTCAGTTTTCCTGGAAGCACCTCTTGTGTCCAGATG TCTCTCATAGACACTTGGGGCTCTTGATCCTGGCACTGCTGGCCCTCGCCACCCTGTTGGGCATTGTTCTGGTCTTCACCCGCCGGCGCCCGCTGTCAG GCCCTGGCCGAGCGCGGCCGGTGTTGCTCCTGCATGTGGCGGACTCCGAGGCGCAACGGCGCCTGGTGGGAGCGCTGGCTGAACTACTGCGGGCAGCGCTGGGCGGCGGGCGCGACGTGATCGTGGACCTGTGGGAGGGGACGCGCGTGGCGCGCGTGGGCCCGCTGCCGTGGCTGTGGGCGGCGCGGGCGCGCGTGGCGCAGGAGCGGGGCACCGTGCTGCTTCTGTGGAGCAGTGCCGGCCCCAGTCCAGCCCGCGGCCGGGATCCCCACTCGGCGCCCCTGCGCGCCCTGCTCCGCGCCGCCCCGCGCCCCCTGCTGCTGCTCGCTTACTTCAGTCGCCTCTGTGCCAAGGGCGACATTCCCCCGCCACTGCGCGCCCTGCCCCGCTACCGCCTGCTGCGCGACCTGCCACGCCTGCTCCGGGCGCTAGACGCACGGCCCTCGGCCGAAGCTACCGGCCGAGGCCGCCTCGGGGATCGGCCTTGCCTGCGGGGTCGCGTGGAGCTGTGCCACCGGCTGGAACGCGAGGCCGCCAAATTTTGCCAACCGAGGCTGAGCAGAGACAGGCGTAGGGGTACTGGCTGGACCCCCTGA
- the LOC113916452 gene encoding interleukin-17 receptor E-like isoform X10 has translation MGSPSLAAPLLLLLLLLIGLSASAGIGCPYLPRWSTHCLLASHMEDTLTGESAHIPCHTQLAFPVSLKPWCAQLWLCPYLCLRLVSDPSGLPEGWFHLLVQKYKKSYKFQFCRRHKMPTSAQRKLLSSCCLSEKGHHITVSSPDISHKGLRSKRTQPSDPKALEGLPRPSSQRHEGPEFSFDLLPEARAIQVTIPPGPEVSVRLCHQWVLECEELSSPFDSQKTVSGGHAVELPYEFLLPCLCIEASYLQEDTVRRKKCPFRNWPEAYGSDFWKSVHFTDYSQHSQMVMALTLRCPLKLEASLCQRQGWHTICEDLPNATAQESEGWYVLESVDLHPQLCFKFSFGNSSHVECPHRTGEPLSDPGWDPLPPLNPYPTVTKPDWSPVLISLATTAQLLSPPANRMSPMMPFPTLAAPSWNVSMDTQAQQLVLHFSSRIHATFSAAWSHQSLGQDSLVRPVYSISQTQGSSPVTLDLIIPFLKPGSCVLVWRSDVQFSWKHLLCPDVSHRHLGLLILALLALATLLGIVLVFTRRRPLSGPGRARPVLLLHVADSEAQRRLVGALAELLRAALGGGRDVIVDLWEGTRVARVGPLPWLWAARARVAQERGTVLLLWSSAGPSPARGRDPHSAPLRALLRAAPRPLLLLAYFSRLCAKGDIPPPLRALPRYRLLRDLPRLLRALDARPSAEATGRGRLGDRPCLRGRVELCHRLEREAAKFCQPRLSRDRRRGTGWTP, from the exons ATGGGGAGCCCCAGCTTGGCAGCTCCgctcctgcttctcctcctgctcctcatTGGCCTCTCTGCCTCGGCCGGAATTGGCTGCCCCTACCTGCCCCGCTGGAGCACCCACTGTCTGCTGGCCTCCCACATG GAAGACACTCTCACTGGTGA GTCTGCCCATATTCCTTGCCATACGCAGTTGGCCTTTCCTGTGTCCCTAAAGCCTTGGTGTGCTCAGCTCTGGCTCTGCCCCTATCTGTGCCTGCGTCTGGTGTCAGATCCTTCAG GCCTCCCGGAGGGCTGGTTCCACCTCCTTGTGCAGAAATACAAAAAGTCCTATAAGTTCCAGTTCTGTAGGAGACACAAGATGCCAACATCTGCTCAG AGGAAGCTGCTGAGTAGCTGTTGCCTGTCTGAAAAGGGTCATCACATCACTGTCTCCTCCCCAGACATCTCTCACAAGGGGTTGCGCTCTAAAAGGACCCAACCTTCAGATCCAAAGGCATTGGAAGGTCTCCCCAGACCCAGCTCACAAAGGCATGAAG ggccTGAGTTCTCCTTTGATTTGCTGCCTGAGGCACGGGCTATTCAAGTGACCATTCCTCCGGGACCTGAGGTCAGCGTGCGTCTTTGTCACCAGTGGGTACTAGAATGTGAGGAGCTGAGCAGTCCCTTCGACTCCCAG AAAACTGTGTCTGGGGGCCATGCCGTAGAACTGCCTTATGAATTCCTTCTGCCCTGTCTATGCATAGAG GCATCCTACCTACAAGAGGACACCGTGAGGCGCAAAAAATGTCCCTTCCGGAACTGGCCTGAAGCCT ATGGCTCGGACTTCTGGAAGTCAGTGCACTTTACTGACTACAGCCAGCACAGTCAGATGGTCATGGCCCTGACGCTCCGCTGCCCGCTGAAGCTGGAGGCCTCCCTctgccagaggcagggctggcACACCATCTGCGAAGACCTCCCCAATGCCACGGCTCAAGAGTCAGAGGGG TGGTATGTCTTGGAGAGCGTAGACCTGCACCCCCAGCTCTGCTTCAAG TTCTCATTTGGAAATAGCAGCCATGTTGAATGCCCCCACCGGACTGGTGAGCCGTTAAGTGACCCTGGCTGGGACCCCCTTCCACCGTTGAACCCTTACCCAACTGTGACCAAGCCAGACTGGAGCCCTGTTCTGATTTCTCTGGCAACTACAGCCCAGCTCTTATCACCTCCTGCAAACAGAATGTCTCCCATGATGCCCTTTCCCACCCTGGCAGCCCCATCCTGGAATGTTAGCATGGATACCCAGGCCCAGCAGCTGGTCCTTCACTTCTCCTCAAGGATTCACGCCACCTTCAGTGCTGCCTGGAGCCACCAAAGCTTGGGGCAGGACAGCTTGGTGCGCCCCGTGTACAGCATCAGCCAG ACTCAGGGCTCAAGCCCAGTGACACTAGATCTCATCATTCCCTTCCTGAAGCCAGGGAGCTGTGTCCTG GTGTGGAGGTCAGATGTTCAGTTTTCCTGGAAGCACCTCTTGTGTCCAGATG TCTCTCATAGACACTTGGGGCTCTTGATCCTGGCACTGCTGGCCCTCGCCACCCTGTTGGGCATTGTTCTGGTCTTCACCCGCCGGCGCCCGCTGTCAG GCCCTGGCCGAGCGCGGCCGGTGTTGCTCCTGCATGTGGCGGACTCCGAGGCGCAACGGCGCCTGGTGGGAGCGCTGGCTGAACTACTGCGGGCAGCGCTGGGCGGCGGGCGCGACGTGATCGTGGACCTGTGGGAGGGGACGCGCGTGGCGCGCGTGGGCCCGCTGCCGTGGCTGTGGGCGGCGCGGGCGCGCGTGGCGCAGGAGCGGGGCACCGTGCTGCTTCTGTGGAGCAGTGCCGGCCCCAGTCCAGCCCGCGGCCGGGATCCCCACTCGGCGCCCCTGCGCGCCCTGCTCCGCGCCGCCCCGCGCCCCCTGCTGCTGCTCGCTTACTTCAGTCGCCTCTGTGCCAAGGGCGACATTCCCCCGCCACTGCGCGCCCTGCCCCGCTACCGCCTGCTGCGCGACCTGCCACGCCTGCTCCGGGCGCTAGACGCACGGCCCTCGGCCGAAGCTACCGGCCGAGGCCGCCTCGGGGATCGGCCTTGCCTGCGGGGTCGCGTGGAGCTGTGCCACCGGCTGGAACGCGAGGCCGCCAAATTTTGCCAACCGAGGCTGAGCAGAGACAGGCGTAGGGGTACTGGCTGGACCCCCTGA